Proteins co-encoded in one Halorussus lipolyticus genomic window:
- a CDS encoding M28 family peptidase, with amino-acid sequence MSRLPESVVGDAYTSQFAWETLEELVEVGNRMAGQAGEREGAEVVADAFEEAGLREVEIDEFEIPGWWRGSSRLELADPHARTYDASHEVIALPGTPAGDAEGEVVDVGCGTPEEFADADLAGKIAMASSETPEGHGRWIHRMEKYVSAAEAGAEAFIFRNHVEGCLPPTGEIGYHNRPGPIPAVGVSAEVGKRIARYCAADEASAALSVECRNEETSSRNAEAVVGPDDAEREVLVTAHVDAHDISEGANDNGAGSVLVAEVGRLLAQVEDDLDTRVRLVTFGSEEIGLWGAYHWAETNDLDSVKAVVNVDGAGNSRNLGVMANEFDALAEVFADVTDGLGAPLSRRDTISPHGDQWAFVQEGVPAVMAYTESDESGRGWGHTHADTLDKLDVRDLRAVAVQLAESVLAVADDGREIPHKSREEIRDTIDEGYVQELKRGGRWPYDEGARD; translated from the coding sequence ATGTCACGATTACCCGAGAGCGTCGTCGGCGACGCCTACACCAGCCAGTTCGCGTGGGAGACCCTCGAGGAGTTAGTCGAGGTCGGCAACCGGATGGCCGGCCAAGCGGGCGAACGCGAGGGAGCCGAAGTCGTCGCCGACGCCTTCGAGGAGGCCGGACTCCGCGAAGTCGAAATCGACGAGTTCGAGATTCCGGGGTGGTGGCGAGGCTCCTCTCGACTCGAACTCGCCGACCCCCACGCCCGAACCTACGACGCCAGCCACGAGGTCATCGCCCTGCCGGGAACCCCCGCCGGAGACGCCGAGGGCGAGGTCGTAGACGTCGGTTGCGGCACTCCCGAGGAGTTCGCGGACGCCGATTTGGCGGGCAAGATTGCGATGGCCTCCAGCGAGACCCCCGAGGGTCACGGCAGATGGATTCACCGGATGGAGAAGTACGTCTCGGCGGCCGAGGCGGGCGCAGAGGCCTTCATCTTCCGGAATCACGTCGAGGGGTGCCTGCCGCCGACCGGCGAAATCGGCTACCACAACCGGCCCGGTCCGATTCCGGCGGTCGGCGTCTCCGCGGAGGTCGGCAAGCGCATCGCCCGGTACTGCGCCGCCGACGAGGCCAGCGCCGCGCTCTCGGTCGAGTGCCGGAACGAGGAGACCTCCTCCCGCAACGCCGAGGCCGTGGTCGGCCCGGACGACGCAGAACGCGAGGTTCTCGTCACGGCCCACGTCGATGCCCACGACATCAGCGAGGGTGCAAACGACAACGGCGCGGGGTCGGTGCTGGTCGCGGAGGTCGGCCGCTTGCTGGCGCAGGTCGAGGACGACTTGGATACTCGCGTCCGCCTCGTCACCTTCGGGTCGGAGGAAATCGGTCTCTGGGGCGCGTACCACTGGGCAGAGACCAACGACCTCGATTCGGTCAAGGCGGTCGTCAACGTGGACGGCGCGGGCAACTCCCGCAACCTCGGGGTCATGGCCAACGAGTTCGACGCGCTCGCAGAGGTCTTCGCCGACGTGACCGACGGCCTCGGGGCACCGCTCTCGCGCCGGGACACCATCAGTCCTCACGGCGACCAGTGGGCCTTCGTGCAGGAGGGCGTCCCCGCGGTCATGGCCTACACCGAGTCCGACGAGTCCGGCAGGGGATGGGGCCACACCCACGCCGACACGCTCGACAAACTCGACGTGCGGGACCTCCGAGCGGTCGCGGTCCAACTCGCCGAGTCGGTGCTGGCAGTCGCCGACGACGGCCGAGAGATACCCCACAAGTCCCGCGAGGAGATTCGGGACACCATCGACGAGGGCTACGTGCAGGAACTCAAGCGCGGCGGACGCTGGCCCTACGACGAGGGCGCGCGCGACTGA
- a CDS encoding DUF302 domain-containing protein, with product MDDTERRRFLRAALAGAGLTVAGTAAASESDRNDSNRNDYESNQETTQTTTADAGGAEEAGLVTVESDESVGATVERIEEDIEDNDDLILVTAIDHARNAQNAGLDLRPTVLVLFGNPNLGTRLMQASQTAGIDLPQKLLVWEAEDGTVNVTYNDPAWLADRHDIAGQEEVLNRIADALETLATGG from the coding sequence ATGGACGACACCGAGCGACGCCGGTTCCTCCGGGCCGCCCTCGCCGGGGCCGGTCTCACCGTCGCGGGTACTGCGGCCGCCAGCGAGTCAGACCGCAACGATAGCAACCGGAACGATTACGAGAGCAATCAAGAGACGACTCAGACGACGACTGCGGATGCTGGCGGTGCCGAGGAGGCCGGCCTCGTCACCGTCGAGAGCGACGAGAGCGTGGGCGCGACCGTCGAGCGAATCGAGGAGGACATCGAGGACAACGACGACCTTATCCTCGTGACGGCAATCGACCACGCCAGAAACGCCCAGAACGCGGGCCTCGACCTCCGGCCGACCGTCCTCGTGCTGTTCGGGAACCCCAACCTCGGCACGCGACTCATGCAGGCCAGTCAGACCGCGGGCATCGACCTGCCCCAGAAACTGCTGGTCTGGGAGGCAGAGGACGGCACGGTCAACGTGACCTACAACGACCCGGCGTGGTTGGCCGACCGCCACGACATCGCGGGACAGGAGGAGGTCCTGAACAGAATTGCGGACGCGCTGGAGACGCTGGCGACCGGTGGGTGA
- a CDS encoding ribose 1,5-bisphosphate isomerase yields the protein MTRPDTDLHESVEEAAGDIASMEIRGAATIADAAAEALAVQAEDSDADSPEAFRAEMRAAGRRLRETRPTAVSLPNALRYVLRGMEGDTVADLRESVVESAHEFQRELDQAQDNLGRIGANRLRDGDTVMTHCHSTDALSCVEKALDQGKDISAIVKETRPRKQGHITAEQLRDWDVPVTLVVDNAARRYLDDADHVLVGADSIAADGSVINKIGTSGLAVNARERGVPIMVAAQTLKLHPDTMTGHTVEIEMRDEREVLGEDDERDINGDLDGEGLTVENPAFDVTPPRYVDAIVTERGQFPPESIVTLMRELFGDQQGGEPWEE from the coding sequence ATGACCCGACCCGACACCGACCTTCACGAGAGCGTCGAGGAGGCCGCCGGAGACATCGCCAGCATGGAAATCCGGGGCGCGGCGACCATCGCCGACGCCGCCGCCGAGGCGCTGGCGGTCCAAGCCGAGGACAGCGACGCCGACTCGCCCGAGGCCTTCCGGGCCGAGATGCGCGCCGCGGGTCGCCGTCTTCGAGAGACCCGACCCACCGCGGTCAGTCTGCCAAACGCGCTCCGGTACGTCCTCCGGGGGATGGAGGGCGACACCGTGGCGGACCTCCGCGAGAGCGTCGTCGAGAGCGCCCACGAGTTCCAGCGCGAACTCGACCAAGCCCAAGACAACCTCGGGCGAATCGGCGCGAACCGCCTCCGGGACGGCGACACCGTGATGACCCACTGCCACTCGACCGACGCCCTCTCCTGCGTCGAGAAGGCCTTAGACCAAGGCAAGGACATCAGCGCCATCGTCAAGGAGACCCGGCCCCGAAAGCAGGGCCACATCACCGCCGAGCAGTTGCGCGACTGGGACGTGCCCGTCACCCTCGTCGTGGACAACGCCGCCCGCCGGTATCTGGACGACGCCGACCACGTGCTGGTCGGGGCCGACTCCATCGCCGCGGACGGCTCTGTCATCAACAAAATCGGAACCTCGGGCCTCGCGGTCAACGCCCGAGAGCGGGGCGTCCCCATCATGGTCGCGGCCCAGACGTTGAAGCTTCATCCCGACACGATGACGGGCCACACCGTCGAAATCGAGATGCGCGACGAGCGGGAGGTCCTCGGCGAGGACGACGAGCGCGACATCAACGGGGACCTCGACGGCGAGGGCCTCACGGTCGAGAATCCGGCCTTCGACGTGACGCCGCCCCGCTACGTGGACGCCATCGTGACCGAGCGCGGCCAGTTCCCGCCCGAGAGCATCGTGACGCTGATGCGCGAACTGTTCGGCGACCAGCAGGGCGGCGAACCGTGGGAGGAGTAG
- the icd gene encoding isocitrate dehydrogenase (NADP(+)) produces the protein MSYDKVEVPEGGEKVTVEDDELQVPENPIIPMIHGDGIGQDVGPAAQKVLQKAAEETGRNPHWMRVYAGQSARDKYGEDTNLPDETVEAIREHRVAIKGPLTTPVGAGFRSLNVALRQTLDLYANVRPTYYLDGVPSPMKAPEEMDMVTFRENTEDVYAGIEWEQGTEEVEKVRNFVEDEMGFDETMHEGPIGLGLKPISEKGSKRLVREAIDYAIENDRDKVTLVHKGNIMKFTEGQFGDWGMEVADEEYPDDEVFAAPDSLWEEQDEVDIPEDAVMVEERLADAMLQWMQLRTDEFDVLAMPNLNGDYLSDAAGAQIGGLGIAPGANFGEHRCLAEPVHGSAPKRAGQDKANPSALILSGRLLFEYLGWDDTGKLIRDAVEKTISSGTVTYDLARQREDAEKVSTTEYAEAICDNIEDLA, from the coding sequence ATGAGCTACGACAAGGTCGAAGTCCCCGAAGGCGGGGAGAAAGTTACTGTCGAGGACGACGAACTGCAGGTACCCGAGAACCCCATCATCCCCATGATTCACGGGGACGGCATCGGACAGGACGTCGGTCCGGCCGCCCAGAAGGTGCTTCAGAAGGCCGCCGAGGAGACAGGCCGAAATCCCCACTGGATGCGCGTCTACGCCGGCCAGAGCGCCCGAGACAAGTACGGCGAGGACACCAACCTCCCCGACGAGACGGTCGAGGCCATCCGCGAACACCGAGTGGCCATCAAGGGTCCGCTCACGACGCCGGTCGGCGCTGGCTTCCGTAGCCTGAACGTCGCGCTCCGGCAGACGCTCGACCTCTACGCCAACGTCCGACCGACCTACTACCTCGACGGCGTTCCGTCCCCGATGAAAGCGCCCGAGGAGATGGACATGGTGACGTTCCGGGAGAACACCGAGGACGTGTACGCCGGCATCGAGTGGGAGCAGGGCACCGAGGAAGTCGAGAAGGTCCGGAACTTCGTCGAGGACGAGATGGGCTTCGACGAGACGATGCACGAGGGTCCCATCGGTCTCGGTCTCAAGCCCATCTCGGAGAAGGGGAGCAAGCGACTGGTCCGCGAGGCCATCGACTACGCCATCGAGAACGACCGCGACAAGGTGACGCTGGTCCACAAGGGCAACATCATGAAGTTCACCGAGGGTCAGTTCGGTGACTGGGGCATGGAAGTCGCCGACGAGGAGTACCCCGACGACGAAGTGTTCGCCGCGCCCGACTCGCTCTGGGAGGAGCAGGACGAGGTTGACATCCCGGAGGACGCCGTGATGGTCGAGGAGCGCCTCGCCGACGCGATGCTCCAGTGGATGCAGTTGCGCACCGACGAGTTCGACGTGCTTGCCATGCCGAACCTCAACGGTGACTACCTCTCGGACGCCGCGGGTGCCCAAATCGGCGGTCTGGGCATCGCGCCCGGCGCGAACTTCGGCGAACACCGCTGTCTCGCAGAGCCGGTCCACGGGTCGGCCCCCAAGCGCGCCGGACAGGACAAGGCCAACCCGTCCGCGCTCATCCTCTCGGGTCGCCTCCTGTTCGAGTACCTCGGCTGGGACGACACCGGCAAACTCATCCGCGACGCCGTGGAGAAGACCATCTCGTCGGGGACCGTCACCTACGACCTCGCCCGTCAGCGCGAGGACGCCGAGAAGGTCAGCACCACGGAGTACGCAGAGGCAATCTGCGACAACATCGAAGACCTCGCGTAA
- a CDS encoding tetratricopeptide repeat protein, with the protein MGTNSVTGNTSRIDRWLGEYVEELLPWKRRAQAVYYEKRAESAKDSRNYDDALDYYDRAIKVRGRLGDSDRSVELGLRMAKVARKNGNPEVAKSQYERVVELYARRENAKGALDALEPMLEVLDDEEQDDELSQWWGHALMILGKAEPGEVSDQRRERLIHQYADQIHSEDSAGRLYGFALNRLLGGEDESGADLLEATWERRDVVREQVGQFRVVLAAGVGYAAYAELNDRDVDTDEMLEFVADYRPKLSDAAEALFERLSEGETDTDPEDLKSGVGPDDEVELREVEAEVFGRFLDELA; encoded by the coding sequence ATGGGAACGAACAGCGTCACGGGGAACACGAGCCGAATCGACCGGTGGCTCGGCGAGTACGTCGAGGAGTTGCTCCCGTGGAAGCGGCGGGCACAAGCGGTGTACTACGAGAAGCGCGCCGAGAGCGCCAAGGACAGTAGAAACTACGACGACGCCCTCGATTACTACGACCGGGCAATCAAGGTCCGCGGTCGGCTGGGCGACAGCGACCGGTCGGTCGAACTCGGCCTTCGGATGGCGAAGGTCGCCCGGAAGAACGGCAATCCCGAGGTAGCCAAAAGCCAGTACGAGCGCGTGGTCGAACTCTACGCTCGCCGGGAGAACGCCAAGGGTGCGCTCGACGCACTCGAACCGATGCTGGAAGTCCTCGACGACGAGGAGCAGGACGACGAACTCTCCCAGTGGTGGGGCCACGCGCTGATGATTCTGGGCAAGGCCGAACCGGGCGAGGTGTCCGACCAGCGCCGCGAGCGACTCATCCACCAGTACGCCGACCAGATTCACAGCGAGGACAGCGCCGGACGCCTCTACGGGTTCGCGCTCAACCGACTCCTCGGCGGCGAGGACGAGAGCGGCGCGGACCTGCTGGAAGCGACGTGGGAGCGCAGAGACGTGGTGCGCGAGCAGGTCGGCCAGTTCCGGGTCGTCCTCGCGGCGGGGGTCGGTTACGCCGCCTACGCCGAACTCAACGACCGGGACGTGGACACCGACGAGATGCTGGAGTTCGTCGCGGACTACCGGCCGAAGCTCTCGGACGCCGCCGAGGCGCTCTTCGAACGCCTCTCGGAGGGCGAGACCGATACCGACCCCGAGGACCTCAAATCGGGCGTCGGTCCCGACGACGAGGTGGAACTCCGCGAAGTCGAGGCCGAGGTCTTCGGGCGGTTCCTCGACGAGTTAGCGTAG
- a CDS encoding type 2 lanthipeptide synthetase LanM family protein, with product MPQSTDATRRIAARARTLRERLDTPTDDAELLKDDADEWIAQWRDHVTDDSSAFERRLGIAGLSPEECRKRLHSRALPEGASSADWTDRLADLIEYVEARNPADPPRLAEEIEDDADDVPFVHLLGRFVGFASDRVDWESSADLLSERARSQLERWLLDRLSRLSAHALFIEFKTFLADHDRELALADDPAMPDSPRQYYDRFVAEMHEGELRSLFEEYATLARMVVTLTDQWVAAVEEFCARLRADRDALAETFGAGADPDASESLGRVADLDHRGDPHQGGRVVFHLTFDSGLELAYKPRDVRPEARFAEFVAWLNDRTEIDLDALDCLPREDYGWMAWADAEPCRTETAVSRYYRRAGALLCLLYALNFTDGHIENLVAEGEYPVVVDLETLLHPDLPASATPPASELPAVRQNSLLRTDMLPEDSPNSDVQNAAGLDAASAEQTGVQVPTFERINTDVMELEYDERVTFSGESLPELDGERIGPRDHADDLAEGFRETYRALLDNRGDLLADTGPLAAFADAEVRFVYRPTQTYGTVLTPLTTPKFLRSGRALGCKMERLARPFATGEVDRDLWPAYEAEREALWRADVPRFSVRADETTLRHDGDPVADAFDASPLKQVRRRIESLSESDLGAQLDLLRLAYGAETPDDAPTSSDDSESGTAGASKDPDRREASRAIFDRILKLSARARDGTPTWFQCDGTGEGVALSNVGDDFYRGRLGIAVFCGALTATADEAAGDSEETGPGEDPETYREFAERVASPVAEAVGEGLLADREVGAGTGVGSFVYGFAVLGELLDAEEFTDTARRSAECLTPERFSADPHADVMSGNAGAVLALLALHDRTGDDAALRKAVSAGEQLLADRIEVDGARVWRVTDDRPAIGMAHGTAGIAYALARLADATGEDRFRSAALEAVEYEDAAYSSDAQNWLNDNPDLPSSPTSWCWGRSGIGLSRVGMCDVLESNEISTGAERALAGTDFGGVEEFDHLCCGNASRVDFLLEAGRVLDDPRYRDAARELASATVRRALRSETGRFTVPKQTDNWHNPSLFKGEAGIGYTLLRLDHPDLPCVTLWE from the coding sequence ATGCCCCAGAGTACCGACGCCACCAGACGTATCGCCGCCCGAGCGAGGACCCTCCGCGAACGCCTCGACACGCCGACCGACGACGCGGAACTCCTCAAAGACGACGCCGACGAGTGGATTGCCCAGTGGCGAGACCACGTGACCGACGACTCCTCGGCGTTCGAGCGCCGCCTCGGCATCGCGGGTCTCTCGCCCGAGGAGTGCCGTAAACGACTCCACAGCAGGGCGCTCCCCGAGGGGGCGTCCTCGGCCGACTGGACCGACCGACTGGCCGACCTCATCGAGTACGTCGAGGCCCGCAATCCTGCCGACCCGCCGCGGTTGGCAGAGGAAATCGAAGACGACGCCGACGACGTGCCGTTCGTCCACCTCCTCGGTCGGTTCGTCGGGTTCGCGTCCGACCGGGTGGACTGGGAATCCTCGGCCGACCTCCTCTCGGAACGCGCTCGGTCGCAACTCGAACGCTGGTTGCTCGACAGACTCTCCCGACTCTCGGCCCACGCGCTCTTTATCGAGTTCAAGACCTTCCTCGCGGACCACGACCGGGAACTGGCGCTGGCCGACGACCCCGCGATGCCCGACTCGCCCCGGCAGTACTACGACCGGTTCGTCGCCGAGATGCACGAGGGCGAACTCCGGTCGCTGTTCGAGGAGTACGCCACCCTCGCCCGAATGGTCGTAACTCTGACTGACCAGTGGGTCGCCGCCGTCGAGGAGTTCTGCGCGCGCCTCCGGGCCGACCGGGACGCGCTGGCCGAGACCTTCGGGGCGGGAGCGGACCCGGACGCCAGCGAATCGCTCGGACGAGTCGCGGACCTCGACCACCGCGGCGACCCCCATCAGGGCGGCCGGGTCGTCTTCCACCTCACATTCGACTCGGGCCTCGAACTCGCCTACAAGCCCCGCGACGTGCGCCCCGAGGCCCGATTCGCCGAGTTCGTCGCGTGGCTAAACGACCGGACCGAAATCGACCTCGACGCCCTCGACTGCCTCCCCCGAGAGGACTACGGGTGGATGGCGTGGGCCGACGCCGAACCCTGCCGGACCGAGACGGCGGTTTCCCGATACTATCGCCGGGCCGGGGCGCTCCTCTGTCTGCTCTACGCGCTCAACTTCACCGACGGTCACATCGAAAACCTCGTCGCCGAGGGCGAGTATCCGGTCGTGGTCGATTTGGAGACTCTGCTCCACCCCGACCTGCCGGCGTCGGCGACGCCCCCGGCCAGCGAACTGCCCGCGGTGCGCCAGAACTCCCTCCTGCGAACTGACATGCTCCCCGAGGACTCGCCGAACAGCGACGTGCAGAACGCCGCGGGTCTCGACGCGGCCTCGGCCGAGCAGACCGGCGTGCAGGTTCCGACCTTCGAGCGCATCAACACCGACGTGATGGAACTGGAGTACGACGAGCGCGTGACCTTCTCGGGCGAGAGCCTTCCCGAACTCGACGGCGAGCGCATCGGTCCCCGCGACCACGCCGACGACCTCGCCGAGGGGTTCCGGGAGACCTACCGCGCGTTGCTGGACAATCGGGGCGACCTCCTCGCAGACACCGGCCCGCTCGCCGCGTTCGCCGACGCGGAAGTCCGATTCGTCTACCGACCGACCCAAACCTACGGGACGGTTCTCACGCCGCTCACGACGCCCAAGTTCCTCCGGTCGGGCCGGGCGTTGGGATGCAAGATGGAACGACTCGCCAGACCCTTCGCAACCGGCGAGGTGGACCGGGACCTCTGGCCCGCCTACGAGGCCGAGCGAGAGGCGCTCTGGCGGGCCGACGTGCCCCGGTTCTCAGTCCGGGCCGACGAGACGACCCTGCGCCACGACGGCGACCCGGTGGCCGACGCCTTCGACGCGAGTCCTCTCAAACAGGTGCGCCGGCGAATCGAATCCCTCTCCGAGTCGGACCTCGGCGCGCAACTCGACCTCCTGAGACTGGCGTACGGCGCGGAGACGCCGGACGACGCGCCGACCTCCTCGGACGACTCCGAATCGGGCACCGCGGGCGCGTCGAAGGACCCGGACCGCCGAGAGGCCTCCAGAGCCATCTTCGACCGTATATTAAAGTTGTCTGCGCGCGCGAGAGACGGGACGCCGACGTGGTTCCAGTGCGACGGGACGGGCGAGGGAGTCGCGCTCTCGAACGTCGGCGACGACTTCTACCGGGGGCGTCTCGGCATCGCCGTCTTCTGCGGCGCGCTCACAGCGACAGCGGACGAGGCGGCCGGAGACAGCGAGGAGACCGGCCCCGGCGAGGACCCCGAAACCTACCGCGAGTTCGCCGAGCGCGTGGCCTCGCCGGTCGCCGAGGCGGTCGGCGAGGGCCTGCTGGCGGACCGCGAGGTCGGCGCGGGCACCGGCGTCGGGTCGTTCGTCTACGGGTTCGCGGTCCTCGGCGAACTGCTCGACGCCGAGGAGTTCACCGACACAGCTCGCCGGAGCGCCGAGTGCCTGACGCCCGAGCGATTCTCTGCCGACCCCCACGCCGACGTGATGAGCGGAAACGCCGGCGCGGTGCTGGCGCTCCTCGCGCTCCACGACCGGACCGGCGACGACGCCGCGCTCCGGAAGGCAGTTTCAGCGGGCGAGCAACTCCTCGCCGACCGAATCGAGGTCGATGGCGCGCGCGTCTGGCGCGTGACCGACGACCGGCCAGCAATCGGAATGGCCCATGGTACCGCAGGCATCGCCTACGCGCTGGCCAGACTCGCCGACGCGACCGGCGAGGACAGATTCCGGTCGGCCGCGCTCGAAGCAGTCGAGTACGAGGACGCCGCCTACTCGTCGGACGCCCAGAACTGGCTGAACGACAACCCCGACCTGCCCTCCTCGCCGACCAGTTGGTGCTGGGGGCGGTCCGGAATCGGACTGTCTCGGGTCGGGATGTGCGATGTGTTAGAAAGTAACGAAATTTCGACGGGCGCGGAGCGCGCGCTCGCCGGGACCGACTTCGGCGGGGTCGAGGAGTTCGACCACCTCTGTTGCGGGAACGCCTCGCGCGTGGACTTCTTGCTGGAGGCCGGGCGCGTACTGGACGACCCCCGGTACCGTGACGCCGCCAGAGAACTGGCGAGCGCGACGGTTCGGCGGGCACTGCGTTCGGAGACGGGGCGGTTCACGGTCCCGAAGCAGACCGACAACTGGCACAACCCCTCCCTGTTCAAGGGCGAGGCCGGCATCGGCTACACCCTCCTGCGACTCGACCACCCGGACCTGCCGTGCGTGACGCTCTGGGAGTAG
- a CDS encoding chemotaxis protein CheC, whose amino-acid sequence MDAGDRDDEFEPAEPIAAPADSAATRNSPPRTDDDRLWIPLDTIAVLNWLGDAGVDGVEARLGRVLADDPTVETEQVRIDHAESEGVLSRFGPEDRAGARVPLRKPFAGTLLVLFPVKSANAAASLMLERAVDDAASVVSTEMGRDALTELCNMMANGFVDEWATAFDTPFDTGAPVAVQNPEMTLLHRIFSASEIGLYLTARLRIEEYDIDATIFAFPSEAEFVTRLSRVGTEVIDR is encoded by the coding sequence ATGGACGCCGGGGACCGCGACGACGAGTTCGAACCCGCAGAGCCGATAGCCGCCCCTGCCGATTCGGCCGCCACCCGAAATTCGCCCCCGAGAACCGACGACGACCGACTCTGGATTCCCCTCGACACCATCGCGGTCCTGAACTGGCTCGGCGACGCGGGCGTCGATGGCGTCGAGGCCCGACTCGGCAGGGTGCTGGCCGACGACCCGACGGTCGAAACCGAGCAGGTCCGCATCGACCACGCCGAGTCCGAGGGCGTCCTCTCGCGGTTCGGCCCTGAGGACCGGGCCGGGGCGCGGGTTCCGCTCCGGAAACCCTTCGCCGGGACCCTCCTCGTCCTGTTTCCCGTCAAGAGCGCCAACGCGGCGGCGTCGCTGATGCTCGAACGCGCGGTGGACGACGCCGCGTCGGTGGTCTCGACCGAGATGGGCCGGGACGCGCTGACCGAACTCTGCAACATGATGGCAAACGGGTTCGTGGACGAGTGGGCCACCGCGTTCGACACGCCGTTCGACACCGGCGCGCCCGTCGCGGTCCAGAACCCCGAGATGACCCTGCTTCACCGCATCTTCTCGGCCTCGGAAATCGGTCTCTACCTCACCGCGCGCCTCCGCATCGAGGAGTACGACATCGACGCGACAATCTTCGCGTTCCCGAGCGAAGCCGAGTTCGTGACCAGACTCTCGCGGGTCGGCACCGAGGTCATCGACCGGTAG
- a CDS encoding SDR family oxidoreductase yields MHVLVAGSHGQVGQHVTRLLAESDHEVRGMVRDDDQQSDIEALGAEPVVADLTDDVTHAVEGADAIVFAAGSGGGDVWGVDRDGAINIIEEAEQQDADRFVMLSSINADSPDESPEELREYLEAKAEADEHLRESDLTYTIVRPGALTDDEGTGRIRTGADLDRKDAEIPREDVAETLVTALPMESTHGHTFEVLSGDDPIAEALENPRRQP; encoded by the coding sequence ATGCACGTACTCGTAGCCGGTTCGCACGGACAGGTCGGCCAGCACGTCACCCGACTGCTGGCCGAGAGCGACCACGAGGTCAGGGGGATGGTCCGCGACGACGACCAACAATCGGACATCGAGGCCCTCGGGGCCGAACCGGTCGTCGCCGATTTGACCGACGACGTGACCCACGCCGTCGAAGGGGCCGACGCTATCGTGTTCGCCGCGGGGTCCGGCGGCGGCGACGTGTGGGGCGTGGACCGCGACGGTGCAATCAACATCATCGAGGAGGCCGAACAACAGGACGCGGACCGGTTCGTCATGCTGAGTTCCATCAACGCCGACTCGCCCGACGAGAGTCCCGAGGAACTCCGGGAGTACCTCGAAGCGAAGGCCGAGGCCGACGAACACCTCCGCGAGAGCGACCTCACGTACACCATCGTCCGACCGGGGGCGCTGACCGACGACGAGGGGACCGGTCGGATTCGGACCGGCGCGGACCTCGACAGGAAGGACGCCGAGATTCCACGCGAGGACGTGGCCGAAACCCTCGTCACCGCGCTCCCGATGGAGAGTACCCACGGCCACACCTTCGAGGTCCTTTCGGGCGACGACCCGATAGCCGAGGCGCTGGAGAATCCCCGCAGACAGCCATAA
- a CDS encoding type II toxin-antitoxin system HicB family antitoxin yields the protein MAISSRNGVPHNGEIRLWPEDEWWIARDIDTGVTSQGQSRQAALDNLDEAVALHDDEIGREPTDEEPREMGIDRYA from the coding sequence ATGGCTATTTCGTCCCGGAACGGTGTCCCACACAACGGCGAAATCCGACTCTGGCCCGAGGACGAGTGGTGGATTGCGAGAGACATCGACACGGGTGTCACGTCTCAAGGGCAGTCCCGGCAGGCCGCACTGGATAACCTCGACGAGGCCGTCGCGCTCCACGACGACGAAATCGGGCGCGAACCGACCGACGAGGAGCCTCGTGAGATGGGCATCGACCGTTACGCATAG
- a CDS encoding TIGR00725 family protein, with protein MRVSVIGGSTVTDEQAETAEAVGKLLAQRGHAVVCGGLGGVMEATCRGASEAGGRTIGILPGEDRTAANPYVDTAIATGLGHARNPLVVMNGDAVIAIDGGVGTLSELGFAGVFERPTAGLGTHDAPGVEPVASANEAVEFVESAVSERESAVAGEI; from the coding sequence ATGAGAGTCAGCGTCATCGGCGGCAGTACCGTCACCGACGAGCAAGCCGAAACCGCCGAAGCCGTCGGGAAACTGTTGGCCCAGCGAGGACACGCCGTCGTCTGCGGCGGCCTCGGTGGTGTGATGGAGGCCACCTGCCGCGGCGCGAGCGAGGCCGGCGGCCGGACCATCGGCATCTTGCCCGGCGAGGACCGCACTGCGGCCAACCCCTACGTGGACACCGCAATCGCCACCGGACTGGGCCACGCCCGCAACCCGCTGGTGGTGATGAACGGCGATGCCGTCATCGCAATCGACGGCGGCGTCGGCACCCTCTCGGAACTCGGCTTCGCCGGAGTGTTCGAGCGACCGACCGCGGGCCTCGGGACCCACGACGCGCCGGGCGTGGAACCCGTCGCGTCGGCCAACGAGGCGGTCGAGTTCGTGGAGTCGGCGGTGTCCGAGCGTGAAAGTGCGGTGGCAGGAGAAATTTAG